One Archocentrus centrarchus isolate MPI-CPG fArcCen1 chromosome 14, fArcCen1, whole genome shotgun sequence DNA window includes the following coding sequences:
- the ca4a gene encoding carbonic anhydrase 4a, whose amino-acid sequence MQLILPVLLASFWTICTEAGDWCYQSQFTCDHQCNVPEKWNHANQACAGQKQSPINIITRKTLKDGHLTPFKFHGYQDTFRSNIKNNGHSAQVGLPHVCTISNGGLPTNYKAVQFHLHWGTDGGPGSEHTIDGEQYPMELHIVHMKSIYNDLTAALGDPEGVAVLGFFYEISSSLNRKYDSIINALQSIHATNGNTSLPPISLAQLIPSEKNLTSYYRYKGSLTTPPCAESVIWTVFKKPIPLSMNQLKAFSQLQFRDGKQMKGTFRPVQPLNGRQVFRSGSAVILSNSALLLATIAMALGLSQPI is encoded by the exons ATGCAGCTCATCCTGCCAGTTCTCCTGGCATCCTTTTGGACAATCTGCACAGAAGCAGGAG attgGTGCTATCAGTCTCAGTTTACCTGTGACCATCAGTGCAATG taCCAGAAAAATGGAATCATGCCAACCAGGCATGTGCGGGACAAAAACAGTCGCCCATTAACATTATCACAAGAAAGACTTTGAAAGATGGTCATCTGACTCCTTTCAAGTTTCATGGCTACCAGGACACCTTCAGAAGCAATATCAAAAATAATGGCCATTCCG CTCAGGTTGGACTTCCTCATGTTTGTACCATATCAAATGGAGGCCTGCCAACTAACTACAAAGCTGTGCAGTTCCACCTGCACTGGGGCACCGATGGAGGGCCTGGCTCTGAACACACTATTGATGGGGAGCAGTACCCCATGGAG CTGCACATTGTTCACATGAAGAGCATTTACAATGATCTGACGGCAGCACTGGGAGATCCAGAGGGAGTTGCTGTTCTTGGATTTTTCTATGAG ATTTCCAGCAGCCTAAACCGAAAGTATGACTCCATCATCAATGCTCTGCAAAGTATCCATGCCACAA aTGGCAATACATCGCTGCCTCCCATCTCCTTGGCACAGCTGATCCCGTCTGAGAAAAATCTAACATCTTACTACCGTTACAAAGGCTCTCTGACCACCCCGCCGTGTGCAGAGTCTGTGATTTGGACTGTGTTTAAGAAACCCATTCCTCTGAGCATGAATCAG CTCAAAGCTTTCTCTCAACTCCAGTTTCGTGATGGCAAGCAGATGAAAGGGACTTTCAGGCCCGTCCAGCCCCTCAATGGCCGGCAGGTGTTCCGGTCCGGAAGTGCGGTTATCCTTAGCAACTCTGCCCTCCTCCTGGCTACCATTGCCATGGCGTTGGGACTGTCCCAGCCCATTTAG